A genomic stretch from Sulfurimonas sediminis includes:
- a CDS encoding STAS domain-containing protein — protein MDKKMALSKKQIGLETSMVANKLTDECIYVSLFGLLDSARIEDVSKKITKISESDKIVCVILDLYNVDAIDTAVAGYINRLGNILKLMGIEPIICGIKAELAEKMVKTDIQFSGIQIIRNLQDALLVSFKVTGYKLIKTEK, from the coding sequence ATGGATAAAAAAATGGCACTAAGCAAGAAGCAAATCGGACTTGAAACTTCTATGGTTGCAAACAAATTAACAGATGAGTGTATTTATGTAAGCCTATTTGGACTGTTGGATTCAGCTCGTATAGAAGATGTCTCAAAAAAAATAACCAAAATCAGTGAATCAGACAAAATTGTCTGTGTTATATTGGATTTATACAATGTTGATGCAATTGATACAGCAGTTGCCGGATATATAAACAGGTTGGGAAATATACTTAAATTGATGGGTATTGAACCTATCATATGTGGCATTAAAGCAGAGTTGGCCGAGAAGATGGTAAAAACAGATATTCAGTTTAGCGGAATACAGATAATTAGAAATTTACAGGATGCACTGCTTGTGAGTTTTAAAGTTACAGGGTATAAACTTATAAAAACAGAAAAATAG
- a CDS encoding ATP-binding protein, whose translation MSLVFHILDEIEAYQCARQINEIAKEFGFSQFDAGMFSIAVTEIVINSIRYAKDVKVSCRYTQNNKGLEVYIEDKGKGIKNIQHSLQDGNSSTKDSLGFGLGAAKRSVDEFLIEKSDASGTSIVLRKYIDEPRYEYSPISVKKEANQFNSDAYFIKHYDGDKSLFAIIDGSGDDLPAYKTVQSVKGLLLEEYRLPLEDIVRYINPPQSSKNSILIFER comes from the coding sequence ATGTCACTTGTTTTCCATATTTTAGATGAGATTGAAGCATATCAATGTGCAAGACAAATAAACGAAATAGCGAAAGAGTTTGGTTTTTCTCAGTTTGATGCAGGTATGTTTTCAATTGCAGTTACAGAGATTGTTATTAATAGTATCCGCTATGCAAAGGATGTAAAAGTAAGTTGCAGATATACGCAAAACAACAAAGGACTGGAAGTTTATATTGAGGACAAAGGCAAAGGTATAAAAAACATTCAACACTCGTTACAAGACGGCAATTCTTCTACAAAAGACAGTCTGGGGTTTGGGCTTGGTGCTGCAAAAAGATCAGTTGATGAGTTTTTGATCGAAAAAAGTGATGCAAGCGGAACATCAATTGTTCTTAGAAAATATATTGATGAGCCTAGGTATGAATACTCTCCGATTTCTGTTAAAAAGGAAGCAAATCAGTTTAACAGTGATGCATATTTTATTAAACATTATGATGGTGATAAAAGCTTATTTGCTATTATTGACGGTAGTGGAGACGATCTGCCGGCATATAAAACCGTACAAAGTGTAAAAGGACTTCTGTTGGAAGAGTACAGGTTGCCCTTAGAAGACATTGTAAGGTATATTAATCCACCACAATCCTCTAAAAACTCAATTTTAATATTTGAGCGATAG
- a CDS encoding transposase: MPKKTLDAIENSGSKYIAKVKDNQKTLLDKIDEISRDIKPTNIYKAKPVQQSNEWINRKVFVYQPTTFYHNGITHIRSIIKVIKKVESTNHKTGEITNSTRIQFCIANFHESAEFFHNKILHHWKVETMHQYKDNSLLEDAHNCHLNPFLMTILRSMILNILHLNGAKSIQEQLINNRWDLDDSIAQILKLSF; the protein is encoded by the coding sequence ATACCCAAAAAAACTCTTGATGCTATCGAAAATAGTGGTTCAAAATATATTGCCAAGGTAAAAGATAATCAAAAAACCTTACTTGATAAAATAGATGAAATTTCAAGAGATATAAAACCGACAAATATTTACAAGGCTAAACCTGTCCAACAATCTAATGAATGGATTAATAGGAAGGTGTTTGTATATCAACCAACTACTTTTTATCATAATGGCATAACTCATATTCGCTCAATAATAAAAGTTATAAAAAAAGTAGAGTCAACAAATCATAAAACTGGCGAGATTACTAATAGCACTAGAATTCAATTCTGTATTGCAAATTTTCATGAAAGTGCAGAATTCTTTCACAATAAAATTTTACACCATTGGAAAGTGGAAACCATGCATCAATACAAAGATAATTCACTTTTAGAAGATGCTCATAATTGTCATTTAAATCCATTTTTAATGACTATTCTTAGAAGTATGATTTTGAATATTTTACACCTTAATGGTGCAAAATCTATACAAGAACAACTCATCAACAATAGATGGGATTTGGATGACTCTATCGCTCAAATATTAAAATTGAGTTTTTAG
- a CDS encoding ISAs1 family transposase: MATKTREKLAKKRSIRGYADQAQSNQLLKLFSEVTDYRKPQGKRHRLEHILYLSVLAGLMGATDYKQISIWIEKHIQKEQVKRLLGVEFILTPKKSLVSDVLAKVDSQEVEVVFRKWIRTYVDTRGKHLSVDGKVMNGSKYKDKRSIEVVGAVLSEIGVIIAHQQIAEKSNEIPALQAMIGELGDEFIFTFDAMNTQKNS; encoded by the coding sequence ATGGCAACAAAAACAAGAGAAAAATTAGCGAAAAAGCGTTCTATAAGAGGGTATGCAGATCAAGCCCAATCAAATCAACTTTTAAAATTGTTTTCAGAGGTGACAGACTATCGGAAACCTCAAGGTAAAAGACACCGACTAGAACATATTTTATATCTTTCAGTATTGGCTGGATTGATGGGAGCAACTGACTATAAGCAAATATCTATTTGGATAGAGAAGCATATTCAAAAAGAACAAGTTAAAAGATTATTAGGTGTAGAGTTTATATTAACACCAAAGAAAAGTTTGGTTTCTGATGTGTTAGCGAAAGTTGATAGCCAAGAAGTTGAAGTTGTTTTTAGGAAATGGATAAGAACCTATGTCGATACAAGAGGAAAGCACCTGAGCGTAGATGGCAAGGTTATGAATGGCAGCAAATACAAAGATAAGAGATCAATAGAAGTAGTTGGTGCTGTTTTATCTGAGATAGGGGTAATAATTGCTCATCAACAAATAGCAGAGAAGTCGAATGAAATACCTGCCCTTCAGGCTATGATAGGGGAATTGGGAGATGAATTTATCTTTACTTTTGATGCAATGAATACCCAAAAAAACTCTTGA
- a CDS encoding PAS domain-containing sensor histidine kinase encodes MSETKQSLALHQYLSGIITNIPYGILTVSENSEISMLNSNILEILEINEENLHDYIDKNYKKLFFEVPKIIDIYVEKMIQKNQLSVDIEQFPFKNKILNIKMRAMLDGTIFIIEDITQRVQQEKKLRELNKTLEERIQQEVVKNRKQDQQLQQQSRLAQMGEMISMIAHQWRQPLGAIASTSVNLSMKIELESYNLNNLQEQEACQNYFLQQLNVIENLVQNLTNTIDDFRNFYKPNKQSILCTFEEVIDKSLNIIYASLKNNNIQVNFNYIRLEKIKMYDSEIMQVILNILKNAQDNFREKNISNPCIDITLKDKILSICDNGGGISENIIQNIFDPYFSTKSEKNGTGLGLYMSKIIVEEHHNGKLTVKNSDDGVCFTLDLREKTN; translated from the coding sequence ATGTCAGAAACTAAGCAGTCTCTTGCACTGCATCAATATTTAAGTGGCATAATAACAAATATACCCTACGGGATTCTTACTGTTTCTGAAAATTCAGAAATTAGCATGCTCAACAGTAATATATTAGAAATTTTGGAAATCAACGAAGAAAATTTACATGATTATATAGATAAAAATTACAAAAAACTTTTTTTTGAGGTTCCAAAAATTATTGATATCTATGTGGAGAAAATGATTCAGAAAAATCAACTAAGCGTTGACATAGAACAGTTTCCTTTTAAAAATAAAATTCTGAATATCAAAATGAGAGCGATGCTTGATGGGACGATTTTTATTATAGAAGATATTACGCAAAGGGTTCAGCAAGAAAAGAAACTCAGAGAGCTAAACAAAACACTGGAAGAGCGGATTCAACAAGAAGTAGTGAAAAACAGAAAACAGGATCAGCAACTCCAACAACAATCCCGTTTGGCACAAATGGGAGAGATGATCTCAATGATTGCACATCAGTGGAGACAGCCTCTTGGTGCCATTGCCAGTACATCTGTTAACTTATCTATGAAAATAGAGCTGGAATCTTATAATTTGAATAATTTACAAGAGCAAGAAGCGTGTCAAAATTATTTTTTACAACAGCTAAATGTTATTGAAAATCTTGTTCAAAATCTTACAAATACCATTGATGATTTCAGAAATTTTTATAAACCAAACAAACAGTCAATTTTATGCACTTTTGAAGAAGTTATTGATAAATCATTAAATATCATTTATGCATCCTTGAAAAATAATAATATTCAAGTGAATTTTAATTACATTCGCTTAGAAAAAATAAAAATGTATGACAGCGAAATTATGCAGGTTATTCTGAATATTTTAAAAAATGCACAGGATAATTTTCGGGAAAAAAATATTTCAAACCCTTGTATTGATATAACACTAAAGGATAAAATACTCTCAATCTGTGATAATGGAGGGGGAATTTCAGAAAATATCATACAAAATATCTTTGATCCTTATTTTTCTACTAAGAGTGAAAAAAATGGTACAGGACTTGGGCTCTATATGTCTAAAATAATTGTTGAAGAACATCATAACGGAAAACTTACTGTTAAAAACAGTGATGATGGGGTTTGTTTTACGCTAGATTTAAGAGAAAAGACTAACTGA
- a CDS encoding chemotaxis protein, with translation MSVLDNVDAATNLAKNNELQLLVFRVSEKRDSAFYAINIFKTREVVESKNHFLTQIPSAHPLLEGTIVLRNMQIPILNLPAWLDVTLNENEISHSKILICDFNGIIIGLRIMSAYRVIKKNWNEMHAPDSYRLKEDGVVMNDTRLEDGSLCLILDYEKLLADVLPQALVNVDKDIEFLKDITIPDKLKYGTVLIAEDSKTAQRHLIQLFQKANINIKLFDNGKKLIEYIKTLGESAKEIPAIITDIEMPEMSGFTVIQNLKANLVTRDIPIIVNSSMTGDNNKREAEDLGASGFIDKTKSHNVIPLIVSVMES, from the coding sequence ATGTCTGTATTAGACAATGTCGATGCTGCCACAAATCTGGCAAAAAACAATGAATTACAACTGTTGGTCTTTAGGGTAAGTGAAAAGAGGGACTCAGCATTTTATGCTATCAATATTTTTAAAACCCGAGAAGTGGTCGAATCTAAAAATCATTTTTTGACACAGATACCCTCTGCACATCCCTTGCTTGAGGGGACAATCGTTCTTCGAAACATGCAAATACCCATTTTAAATCTTCCTGCATGGCTGGATGTGACATTAAATGAAAATGAAATTTCTCATTCCAAAATTTTAATTTGTGACTTTAACGGTATTATTATTGGGCTGAGAATTATGTCCGCCTACAGAGTAATCAAAAAAAACTGGAATGAGATGCACGCACCGGACAGTTACAGACTCAAAGAAGACGGGGTTGTTATGAATGACACCAGGCTTGAAGATGGAAGCCTCTGCCTTATCCTGGACTATGAAAAACTTCTTGCAGATGTCTTGCCGCAGGCACTTGTTAATGTAGACAAAGATATAGAATTTTTAAAAGATATTACCATTCCCGATAAACTGAAATACGGAACAGTCCTCATTGCAGAAGATTCAAAAACCGCACAGCGACACCTAATACAGCTTTTTCAAAAAGCAAATATCAATATCAAACTTTTTGACAATGGTAAAAAACTGATTGAGTACATTAAAACCCTCGGTGAATCAGCGAAGGAGATACCGGCAATTATTACCGATATAGAAATGCCTGAAATGTCCGGATTTACTGTTATTCAAAACCTTAAAGCCAATCTTGTGACAAGAGATATTCCAATCATAGTCAACAGTTCTATGACAGGAGACAACAACAAAAGAGAAGCAGAAGATTTAGGCGCAAGCGGTTTTATAGATAAAACAAAAAGTCATAATGTCATCCCGCTGATTGTTTCAGTAATGGAATCATAA
- a CDS encoding HlyD family efflux transporter periplasmic adaptor subunit, with amino-acid sequence MKIIVTFLFITTLLFSNVYYSKVEPYEIRTIASNVSGKVLYTDDNMIGKKLTSKVFIKIDSELDEDELKAVEKKLSYQKNTLLLNEKILQNLQQLVEKKRENYQKIKHLKIKSRIEKDKEFYDLLSSENSSLATQKEINSLKTTIADLELRRKQLVKIIKDKNIIAKGFVLYEISVKAGQTVGISTPLAKIADTSKALLSVYLDKNDLKGVKKKVIYINGKETPYKVSRVSYIADTKNISKYKAQIIIDAQKVFSGLVKIEIKASNNEK; translated from the coding sequence TTGAAAATAATAGTAACATTTCTTTTTATCACGACCCTTTTGTTTTCCAACGTATACTATTCAAAAGTAGAACCTTATGAAATAAGGACAATCGCATCAAATGTCTCGGGCAAAGTGCTTTACACGGATGACAATATGATTGGGAAAAAACTCACATCAAAAGTTTTTATAAAAATTGATTCAGAACTTGATGAAGATGAATTAAAAGCTGTTGAAAAAAAGCTCTCTTATCAAAAAAATACCTTGCTTTTAAATGAAAAAATACTGCAAAATCTACAACAACTTGTAGAAAAAAAGCGAGAAAATTATCAAAAAATCAAGCATTTAAAGATAAAATCCCGTATAGAAAAAGACAAAGAGTTTTATGATCTGCTGAGCAGTGAAAATTCCTCTCTTGCAACACAAAAAGAGATAAACAGTCTAAAAACCACTATAGCTGATTTGGAGTTAAGACGAAAACAGCTTGTAAAAATTATAAAAGACAAAAACATCATTGCCAAAGGCTTTGTATTGTATGAAATCTCTGTCAAAGCGGGTCAAACGGTAGGAATCTCTACACCTTTGGCAAAAATTGCAGATACCTCTAAGGCTCTGTTGAGTGTTTATTTGGATAAAAATGATTTAAAAGGTGTGAAGAAAAAAGTGATATATATTAACGGAAAAGAGACACCGTATAAAGTCTCACGTGTTTCTTATATTGCAGATACAAAAAATATTTCAAAATACAAAGCGCAAATTATTATTGATGCGCAAAAAGTATTTTCCGGATTGGTAAAAATTGAAATCAAAGCGAGTAATAATGAAAAGTAG
- a CDS encoding molybdopterin-dependent oxidoreductase: MKSSLTACPLDCYDACGLVYDEKKLKPLKIGHTNGFLCPHLNHYDKFERIEKPRFQGKEITMEEALLKLKELLAVEFKSDVLHYRGSGNFALMQEVTDHFFANFGATLTDGSLCDGAGEAGIIEGRGSNKNMPLSEIEKSDVIIFWGRNPHTTSSHILPLIKDKTIIVIDPVKTKIAQMADLHVQIKPHTDIYLALLLARFVYINDSLNEAFIEKYASEFEEYYELTQGVRIKATLEDIGVTLGDIGDILHMTIDKKVAIVCGVGIQKYRDGADVMRSIDAFAVSLGFFGKEGCGVAYLGNSKEGMSSPFETKAKRVSKVNTDFDAFETVFIQGANPLAQMPDSLRVKNALQKKQNIVYFGLYENETSAMADLVIPAKTFLEKNDIRTSYAHNGLMVMHKQIESTIGISEYDLAAYLCQAFDIELKAEEEYLQYFKNFGVKKINGCFEVENREAVPYQNGFDTADGEFVFLEEFETQQSEAEDEFNLITPKSSRSLNSQFHREKHLYIHPSHGYKDGEEIEISSQNGSVVLEVKNDNRLREDTVLIYSGTPGVNNLTSSKHSYEGKCAVFQENKVKIAKK, from the coding sequence ATGAAAAGTAGTCTTACGGCCTGTCCTCTTGACTGTTATGACGCCTGCGGTTTAGTGTATGATGAAAAAAAACTCAAACCTCTTAAAATCGGACATACAAACGGATTTTTATGTCCCCATCTCAACCATTATGACAAATTTGAAAGAATAGAAAAACCACGGTTTCAGGGAAAAGAAATTACGATGGAAGAAGCACTTTTGAAACTCAAAGAGTTGCTTGCAGTTGAGTTTAAAAGTGATGTCCTGCATTACAGAGGCAGCGGAAATTTTGCTTTGATGCAGGAAGTGACAGACCATTTTTTTGCGAATTTTGGGGCAACGCTTACGGATGGAAGCTTGTGTGACGGAGCGGGAGAAGCCGGAATTATAGAAGGCAGAGGCAGCAACAAAAATATGCCTTTGAGCGAAATTGAAAAATCAGATGTGATTATATTTTGGGGAAGAAATCCGCATACGACTTCTTCTCACATATTACCGCTTATAAAAGACAAAACCATTATAGTAATAGACCCTGTTAAAACCAAGATTGCCCAGATGGCCGATTTACATGTACAGATAAAACCGCATACAGATATATATCTGGCATTGCTTTTAGCACGGTTTGTATACATCAATGACAGTTTGAATGAAGCGTTTATTGAAAAATATGCAAGTGAATTTGAGGAGTATTACGAACTCACTCAGGGTGTACGCATTAAAGCAACACTTGAAGATATTGGTGTAACTTTGGGTGATATTGGCGATATTTTACACATGACTATAGACAAAAAGGTTGCTATTGTCTGCGGTGTCGGGATTCAAAAATACAGAGACGGGGCGGATGTGATGCGCAGTATTGATGCTTTTGCCGTCTCCCTTGGCTTTTTTGGAAAAGAGGGCTGCGGTGTGGCATATCTTGGAAATTCCAAAGAGGGAATGAGCTCTCCGTTTGAAACAAAAGCCAAGCGAGTCTCCAAGGTCAATACTGATTTTGATGCGTTTGAAACCGTATTTATCCAAGGTGCGAATCCTCTTGCACAGATGCCAGACAGTTTGAGAGTCAAAAATGCTTTGCAAAAAAAACAAAATATAGTTTATTTCGGTTTGTACGAGAATGAAACCAGTGCAATGGCAGACTTGGTGATTCCTGCAAAAACCTTCCTGGAAAAGAATGATATACGCACCTCCTATGCCCATAACGGACTGATGGTGATGCATAAGCAGATTGAGAGTACCATCGGTATCAGTGAGTATGATTTGGCAGCGTATCTGTGTCAGGCATTTGATATAGAACTTAAAGCAGAAGAAGAGTACCTGCAGTATTTTAAGAATTTTGGTGTGAAAAAAATAAACGGATGTTTTGAGGTTGAAAACAGAGAAGCAGTTCCGTATCAAAATGGCTTTGATACAGCTGACGGTGAATTTGTTTTTCTTGAAGAGTTTGAAACACAGCAGAGTGAGGCTGAGGATGAGTTTAATCTCATAACACCCAAGAGTTCCAGAAGTTTAAATTCTCAGTTTCACAGAGAAAAACATCTCTATATACATCCTTCTCATGGTTATAAAGACGGTGAGGAGATTGAGATAAGTTCACAGAACGGCAGTGTTGTTTTGGAAGTTAAAAATGACAACAGACTGCGTGAAGATACAGTGCTTATATACAGCGGCACACCGGGTGTTAACAATCTGACATCCTCAAAGCACTCTTATGAGGGTAAATGTGCTGTTTTTCAAGAAAATAAAGTTAAAATTGCTAAAAAATAA
- a CDS encoding acetylornithine transaminase codes for MNIKEMDKKYVLPTYARADIEFVKGKNATLFDSEGKKYIDFTSGIGVVSVGHANERVSKALCEQLASVTHTSNLYYIAPQAQAAQKVVGTSGYDMQCFFANSGAEANEGAIKIARKHGERDGEIKRYKIITLNHSFHGRTITTVKATGQEAMHNYFGPFPDGFVYADGIDEIEPLLDDHTAAVMIELIQGEGGVEPQDKEKVQALAKLLKEREIPLIVDEVQTGAYRIGEFTASQAYEISPEIITLAKGIGGGVPVGIVMTTLKNVLSAGDHGSTFGGNYLSSRAVCEVVDILNEKKQSGDLEITSLMFNQSLEKFYNANKDIFTQKVGIGMMCGLRVKDADTLTNIINLAKENGVIVLKAGRNTLRFLPPLTITKEEIDEGFSALNSAMSQL; via the coding sequence ATGAATATTAAAGAAATGGATAAAAAATATGTTTTACCGACATATGCACGGGCAGATATAGAGTTTGTAAAAGGAAAAAACGCTACTCTCTTTGACAGTGAGGGGAAAAAGTATATAGATTTTACTTCGGGTATCGGTGTTGTTTCAGTCGGTCATGCCAATGAAAGAGTGAGCAAAGCTTTGTGCGAACAGCTGGCAAGTGTGACACATACATCGAATCTTTACTATATAGCACCTCAGGCACAGGCCGCTCAAAAAGTTGTTGGGACAAGCGGGTATGATATGCAGTGCTTTTTTGCAAACAGTGGTGCAGAAGCAAATGAAGGGGCTATAAAAATTGCCAGAAAACACGGGGAGCGTGACGGAGAGATAAAAAGATATAAAATTATCACACTCAACCACTCTTTTCACGGACGAACCATTACAACAGTCAAGGCAACAGGACAGGAGGCGATGCATAACTATTTCGGACCTTTTCCGGACGGCTTTGTTTATGCAGACGGTATAGACGAAATAGAACCACTGTTGGACGACCATACGGCGGCTGTAATGATAGAACTGATTCAGGGTGAGGGCGGAGTAGAGCCGCAAGACAAAGAAAAAGTACAGGCACTGGCAAAGCTTTTAAAAGAGCGTGAAATTCCTTTGATTGTTGATGAAGTACAAACCGGTGCCTATAGAATCGGTGAATTTACGGCATCGCAGGCTTATGAAATCTCCCCTGAGATTATCACCCTGGCAAAAGGCATCGGCGGAGGTGTTCCTGTAGGAATAGTGATGACAACACTTAAAAATGTTCTCAGCGCAGGAGACCACGGATCGACATTTGGCGGGAACTATTTGAGCAGCCGTGCTGTATGTGAAGTGGTAGATATACTCAATGAAAAAAAACAAAGCGGTGATTTGGAAATAACCTCTTTGATGTTCAATCAGTCTTTGGAAAAATTTTACAATGCCAACAAAGATATTTTTACACAAAAAGTGGGGATTGGCATGATGTGCGGTTTGCGTGTCAAAGATGCAGATACACTGACAAATATTATAAACCTGGCAAAAGAAAATGGTGTCATCGTGCTTAAAGCAGGAAGAAACACATTAAGATTTTTACCACCGCTGACAATTACAAAAGAGGAAATTGATGAAGGCTTCAGTGCTCTTAACTCTGCTATGTCTCAGTTGTAG
- a CDS encoding TolC family protein produces MKASVLLTLLCLSCSFSLFGADDNADLEKFISSYKQLQFQYDYEKNEAESSKLRDSWIVPVQINYSYSKNNAFGVGQSNQNAAIRINQPIFQSGGIYYGIKFASASKYYTKYSIDVAKRKMIKDTIAVLMQIKQTEFKEQKQKLQIKNSEINLEQKKEEYFSGQLDSGFLDDAVIQKNTALSVLYDIQAAKEKLVSSFHALSDLDYTKVAIPRLELLQHDEFLQHNIVLQMNKAQTEKNRYNKNVTLAKYLPKVNLTAGYNWKLTTNQAFQVGSSIVSNSNELNYYDYGIAISIPLDINTFRDIESAKVDYLKAKIVLKDKQRELNSLYEQVMHNIENYNKKIALSNENIILYTKLLEDTKKLFKAGYKTKYDMQRLANSLQIQNIDTKIYELDKQLELLNLYEMYISNEK; encoded by the coding sequence ATGAAGGCTTCAGTGCTCTTAACTCTGCTATGTCTCAGTTGTAGTTTTTCTCTTTTTGGAGCTGATGACAATGCTGATCTGGAGAAATTTATATCTTCTTACAAGCAGTTGCAGTTTCAGTATGATTATGAAAAAAATGAAGCGGAGAGTTCCAAACTGCGTGACTCATGGATAGTTCCTGTTCAGATCAATTACAGTTATTCCAAAAACAATGCTTTTGGTGTTGGGCAGTCAAACCAAAATGCCGCTATTCGCATAAATCAGCCAATTTTTCAAAGCGGAGGGATCTATTACGGCATAAAATTTGCCAGTGCGAGTAAATATTATACGAAATACTCTATTGATGTGGCAAAACGCAAAATGATTAAAGATACTATTGCTGTTTTGATGCAGATAAAACAGACAGAGTTCAAAGAGCAAAAGCAAAAACTACAAATTAAAAACAGTGAAATAAATTTGGAACAAAAAAAAGAGGAGTATTTCAGCGGACAGCTTGATTCAGGGTTTTTAGATGATGCTGTGATTCAAAAAAATACAGCCTTATCTGTTTTGTACGATATTCAGGCTGCAAAAGAAAAACTGGTGAGCTCCTTTCACGCTTTAAGTGATTTGGATTATACAAAAGTCGCTATTCCGAGATTGGAACTTTTACAACATGACGAGTTTTTACAACATAATATAGTGCTGCAAATGAATAAAGCCCAGACAGAGAAAAACAGATACAATAAAAATGTTACTCTTGCAAAGTATCTTCCTAAAGTAAATCTTACAGCAGGATACAACTGGAAGCTCACGACAAATCAGGCTTTTCAGGTAGGTTCGTCAATTGTCAGTAATTCAAATGAGTTAAATTATTATGATTATGGCATTGCCATTTCAATTCCACTTGATATTAATACATTCAGAGATATAGAATCTGCAAAAGTAGACTACTTAAAGGCAAAAATTGTGCTAAAAGACAAACAAAGAGAATTGAACTCTTTGTATGAACAGGTCATGCACAATATAGAAAACTATAATAAAAAGATAGCGTTGAGTAATGAAAATATCATATTATATACGAAGCTTTTGGAAGATACAAAAAAACTTTTTAAGGCTGGGTATAAGACAAAATATGATATGCAAAGACTTGCAAATTCTTTGCAGATACAAAATATAGATACAAAAATATATGAGCTGGACAAGCAGTTGGAACTTTTGAATCTGTATGAAATGTATATCAGCAATGAAAAATAA
- a CDS encoding SAM-dependent methyltransferase yields the protein MSQKFSEYMAEWLYGENGYYATYKNIGKEGDFYTAVSTSKFFGGTIAKHIIALIDEGFLQKDAVICEIGAHHGYFLADVCEFLYTLRPELLSSFEFVIIERFDDLQKHQREYFSESFGDAVALTHYKSLSELTCNNAFFIANEIFDAFPCELYFKGKSAQVENHEVLFDVKDEWVEQKAKKYHKDRGEIARGYEEFAKEMGKSAEKFEFMSFDYGEMQARPDFSLRIYTKHEVHPFFEEGLNRAELFAKSDITYDVTFLHVKDAYEEAGVEFVEFKAQMVALVDMGILELLEMLKEHVDEKIYKQELEKVKMLIMPNFLGERFKMIRFRKD from the coding sequence ATGAGTCAAAAATTTAGTGAATATATGGCAGAGTGGCTCTATGGTGAAAACGGCTATTATGCAACATATAAAAATATAGGCAAAGAGGGTGATTTTTATACGGCAGTCAGTACAAGCAAGTTTTTTGGCGGTACCATTGCCAAGCATATTATTGCGCTTATTGATGAAGGTTTTTTGCAAAAAGATGCAGTAATATGTGAAATAGGGGCGCATCACGGGTACTTTTTGGCAGATGTGTGTGAGTTTCTTTATACTCTGCGACCGGAACTTTTGTCAAGTTTTGAGTTTGTCATCATAGAACGCTTTGATGATTTGCAAAAACATCAAAGAGAATATTTTTCAGAGAGTTTTGGTGATGCTGTTGCGTTGACGCACTATAAATCATTAAGTGAGCTTACATGTAACAATGCCTTTTTTATAGCCAATGAAATATTTGACGCATTTCCCTGTGAACTTTATTTTAAAGGTAAAAGTGCGCAAGTTGAAAACCATGAAGTACTGTTTGATGTAAAAGATGAGTGGGTGGAACAAAAGGCAAAAAAATACCATAAAGACAGAGGCGAAATAGCACGAGGATATGAAGAATTTGCAAAAGAGATGGGTAAAAGTGCTGAAAAATTTGAGTTTATGAGTTTTGATTACGGTGAAATGCAAGCCCGTCCTGATTTTTCACTCAGAATTTATACAAAGCATGAAGTGCATCCGTTCTTCGAAGAGGGTTTAAACAGAGCAGAACTCTTTGCAAAAAGCGATATAACCTATGATGTCACCTTCTTACATGTAAAGGATGCCTATGAGGAAGCCGGTGTGGAGTTTGTGGAATTTAAAGCACAAATGGTCGCACTCGTTGATATGGGGATCTTAGAGCTTTTGGAAATGTTAAAAGAGCATGTTGACGAAAAAATATACAAACAGGAACTTGAAAAAGTAAAGATGCTCATCATGCCAAATTTTTTGGGTGAGCGTTTTAAAATGATACGTTTTAGAAAAGACTAA